The following are encoded together in the Pygocentrus nattereri isolate fPygNat1 chromosome 15, fPygNat1.pri, whole genome shotgun sequence genome:
- the ptbp1b gene encoding polypyrimidine tract-binding protein 1b, whose product MDGRLETELYPMGSSYAELDVVHDIAVGTKRGSDELFSCVSNGPYIMSSAANGNDSKKFKGDIRSPGTPSRVIHVRKLPSDINEAEVISLGLPFGKVTNLLMLKGKNQAFLEMNTEEAAQTMVSYYSSVTPVIRNHPIFMQYSNHKELKTDNSPNQVRAQAALQAVNAVQTGSMSIAGVDPTGVTGPSPVLRVIVENLFYPVTLDVLHQIFSKFGTVLKVITFTKNNQFQALLQFADGLTAQHAKLALDGQNIYNACCTLRISFSKLTSLNVKYNNDKSRDYTRPDLPTGDSQPAIEHHAMAAFATPGIISAAPYAGAHAFPPAFAIQQAAGLAVPGVPGALASLAIPGAAAAAAAAGRLGFPALSGGHCVMLVSNLNPERVTPQCLFILFGVYGDVIRVKIMFNKKENALIQMSDGTQAQLAMSHLNGQKLYGRALRITLSKHTTVQLPREGHEDQGLTKDYSNSPLHRFKKPGSKNYSNIFPPSSTLHLSNIPPSVVEDDLKMLFSSSGAMVKNFKFFQKDRKMALIQMGSVEEAIESLIEFHNHDLGENHHLRVSFSKSTF is encoded by the exons ATGGACGG CCGCCTAGAGACTGAATTGTATCCTATGGGATCGAGTTACGCAGAATTAGA TGTGGTCCATGACATTGCAGTTGGTACGAAG AGAGGATCCGACGAGCTTTTCTCCTGTGTATCCAACGGGCCATATATCATGAGTTCAGCAG CTAATGGCAATGACAGCAAGAAGTTTAAAGGTGACATCCGAAGTCCTGGTACTCCATCCCGTGTAATACATGTACGAAAGCTCCCAAGTGACATCAATGAGGCTGAGGTCATCTCTCTAGGCCTTCCCTTTGGCAAAGTCACCAACCTGCTCATGCTGAAAGGAAAGAACCAG gCTTTCCTGGAGATGAACACAGAAGAAGCAGCCCAGACTATGGTCAGCTACTACTCCTCAGTCACACCAGTCATCAGGAATCATCCCATTTTTATGCAGTATTCCAACCACAAAGAGCTGAAAACAGATAATTCACCAAACCAAGTG AGAGCACAGGCAGCACTGCAGGCAGTGAATGCAGTCCAGACAGGCAGCATGTCTATTGCTGGTGTGGACCCCACTGGTGTGACTGGCCCAAGCCCTGTGCTCAGGGTCATAGTGGAAAACCTTTTCTATCCGGTCACCCTTGATGTCCTGCACCAG ATCTTTTCTAAGTTTGGCACAGTGTTGAAggtaattacatttacaaagaaCAACCAATTCCAAGCTCTTCTACAGTTTGCTGATGGACTTACTGCTCAACATGCAAAGCTG GCCCTGGATGGACAGAACATCTATAATGCCTGCTGTACTCTGCGCATCAGCTTTTCCAAACTGACTAGTTTGAATGTAAAGTACAATAACGACAAGAGCCGGGACTACACACGACCTGATTTGCCCACAGGGGACAGCCAGCCTGCTATTGAACACCATGCAATGGCAGCTTTTG CTACTCCTGGAATCATTTCTGCTGCCCCATATGCTGGCGCCCATGCCTTCCCTCCAGCTTTTGCTATTCAGCAAGCTGCAG GATTGGCTGTGCCTGGTGTTCCTGGAGCCCTGGCTTCTCTGGCCATCCCTGGggctgcagcagctgcagcagcagcaggaagaCTGGGCTTCCCCGCCCTCTCTGGTGGACACTGTGTCATGCTAGTCAGCAATCTGAACCCTGAG AGAGTTACGCCCCAATGCCTCTTTATTCTTTTCG GTGTATATGGTGATGTGATTAGGGTAAAAATTATGTTCAACAAAAAGGAGAATGCTCTGATTCAGATGTCTGATGGCACTCAGGCTCAGCTGG CAATGAGCCATTTAAATGGACAGAAGTTGTATGGAAGGGCACTGCGCATCACATTATCCAAGCACACGACTGTTCAGTTGCCTCGTGAGGGACATGAGGACCAGGGGCTTACTAAGGATTATAGTAACTCTCCCCTCCATCGCTTTAAGAAACCTGGCTCCAAGAACTACTCCAACATCTTTCCTCCCTCATCAACCCTGCATCTTTCCAATATCCC TCCTTCAGTCGTTGAAGACGATCTCAAGATGCTGTTTTCCAGTTCTGGTGCCATGGTCAAGAACTTCAAGTTCTTTCA GAAAGACCGCAAAATGGCCCTGATTCAGATGGGTTCAGTGGAAGAAGCAATCGAATCACTCATTGAATTCCACAACCATGATCTTGGCGAGAACCACCATCTTAGGGTGTCCTTCTCGAAATCCACCTTTTGA
- the fam174c gene encoding protein FAM174C, with the protein MLRAFISVCVLLAVSQAESPTPGPPPAAAVTKAAEKGASLNGNTIAPKPAANITMSGIDLDGSMIQRALYVLIGITIIGVLYFLVRAVRLKKTSTQRKKYGLLSNYDDTVEMAQLESDEDDTTVYEAKSLRR; encoded by the exons ATGCTCCGAGCCTTTATCTCGGTTTGTGTCCTGCTGGCTGTGTCTCAGGCTGAAAGCCCCACTCCAGGGCCGCCCCCCGCTGCTGCTGTTACCAAAGCAGCCGAAAAAGGAGCCTCGCTGAACGGCAACACCATCGCACCCAAACCCGCGGCCAACATCACCATGTCGGGCATAGATTTGGATGGGTCTATGATTCAGAGGGCGTTATATGTTCTCATTGGCATCACCATAATCGGGGTTCTTTATTTTCTCGTCCGAGCAGTCCG TCTGAAAAAAACAAGCACGCAGAGGAAGAAATACGGGCTTTTATCAAACTACGACGACACCGTGGAGATGGCACAGCTGGAGAGCGATGAAGACGACACGACTGTTTACGAAGCCAAATCCCTCAGAAG ATGA